In Oncorhynchus masou masou isolate Uvic2021 chromosome 28, UVic_Omas_1.1, whole genome shotgun sequence, the DNA window gttgagtaTGCCCCCGGCTATCCACTCATTTTTAAAACAAGAAAATGATGCCGCCTGCTTTGCTTAATAGAAGGAATTTATTTATTCCTTTGATACCTccgtatatttagaaccaaatacttcgactcaagtagtattttactgggtgacttactTGAGTAACGTTCTTTtaaaggcatctttacttttactcaagtacgacaattgggtactttttccaccactgattccCACCTTATTAAAAAACATCTAGTGTTAGTGTTCATCTCTCCTACTGTATTCGACACTCACCCAGATCACCGTTGATCTTGTAGGGGATAGAAGCGACGCCATCTTTCTCCGGCCAAAGTGACTTCACAGCTAATCGGTCTTCCTGTAGAACAAATCAACACCTCGTCTTAAATCCATCTGTCGCTAGAGTATTGGCCTCGGATATTAACTCATTAAATTATTTCTGCGTTTCCAGAAATTATTTCTTAACATTCTGAATGAAAAAACCTTTTCAGTGTCAacttaaatgactaaaaccagatTAAGTATATAGAAAAGGTAACAGAGCAatatacagtgtacaaaacattaggaacacctgatctttccatgacagactgaccaagtgaaGGTTTTGACCCTTATTGAggccacctgttaaatccacttcaaatcagtgtataTGAAGCGTAGGACCaggttaacctctctagggtatgtgggacgctagcgtcccacctggccaacatccagtgagattgcagagcgccaaattcaaatacagaaatactcattataaaaattcagaaaagatacaactattttacataggtttaaagattgacttcttgtgaatccaaccactgtgtcagatttcaaaaatgctttacggcaaaagcataccttacaattatttgagaacttagcccagcagacaaatcattacaaacagtaaccagccaagtagaagagtcaCACAAGTCAGAAAAAGacataaaatgaatcacttacctttcatgatcttcatatggttgccctcagaagacattcatttattcaataaatgttaattttgttcgataaagtctctttatatccaaaaacatCCATCTTGTTCAcatgttttcttcagtaatccacaggctcaaacgcactcacaacaggcagacaaaaaaaatcaaaattgtatccgtaaagttcatagaaacatgtcaaacgatgtttatattcaatcctcaggttgtttttagcctaaacaatcaataatatttcaaccggacaataacattGTCAATataaaaaggtaaacaagaaaggcactctcggTCGTGCTCATGAAAAAGCTctgacacggcagggtccactcattgactgctcttactccctcatttttcagaatacaagcctgaaacaatttctaaacaCTTGACATcgagtggaaggcataggaactgcaatttgagtcctaagtcaatggatactgtaatggcattgaatagaaaactacaaaaaaatcctacttcctgaatggatttttcctcaggtttttgcctgccaaatcagttctgttatactcacagacactattttaacttCTTacggctgcaggggcagtattgagtagcttggatggaaggtgcccagagtaaacggcctgctcctcagtcactaatatatgcatattattattagtattggatagaaaacactgacgtctgtgtataacataactcatatggcaggcaaaaacctgagaagaaatccaaataGGAAGTGAGAAATcggaggttggtcgattttcaactcaggccctattgaattcacatttagatatgaatgaagttgcacttcctagtcAACTTCCAGTCAACTGACAGTCAAATATTACATTGATGCCCAAAGACCCATAAAATATTTCACAACTTGTAGTACCTTGACACGAATTGGGTACGACACCCAAAACATAGCAGAATTCCACCAAGAAACTGTGGTTGCAGTGAGCTAAGGAAATATTGATTTGGAAAAAcgttgtctggtctgatgaatacCGATTCTTGGCGTTTCACGCTGATGGGATGACTTGGGTATGGAGAAACCCACGAGTACATGCATCTATCATGCCATTTTTCAACATTGCAGGCTGATGGTGCCATGCTGTGGGGTGCATTTTCATGGCACAAATTGGGCCCCATGATATAAGTGGCGCAACGTTTGAATGCCATAGGATATCTGAGCAGCGTTGAAAAGCAGGTGCATTCCTTCATAGCAGCAGAGTACCCATCTACAAATACTttttttcagcatgataatgcacaatCTCTGAAGGCTAGGATTGTCTCGGAACGGTTCCACGAACATGACAGTGCATTAAGCTTACTGCAGTGGCCTgaccagtcaccagatctcaatccaattaaGCATCTGTGGGATGATGGAACAAGTTGCTTCAGAGTGGAGATCCACTACCAGCCAACTTGGTAGAACGGTGGGAAGCATTGGCGAAATCATGGGaacagcattcctgtggaacacttgacaccttgtagagtccatgccccgacaaattgaggctgttctaagggcAAAGGGAGGTgcatctcaatattaggaaggtgttcctagtgttttgtacactcggtagATATTTTGTATAAGATTGGATAACGAATAATCAcctcaatacattttttttaaacattctgggagaatctaaaatgGCATGAATGGGGGCCCCATTGATTTTATAATGATTGAGTCACTCAGAGCATAACAAGCAAtaacactggcctacacacagtaACCCttaataatgtcaaagtggaattattgtTCCATTTTTACACTAATTATACATTTAAAGCTAAAACATCGAGTCATTTCAACCCCTTCGTtatagcaagcctaaataagttcaggaggaaAGATGTGCTTCAGAAGTCAATTATTTACATTGACTTACTGTGCAATAGTTTTCAGCatcatttttgaatgactacctcataaCTGTACCCCACGCATACCATTATTACCTTAGTCCCTCAGTCGAGTAGTGAATTATAAACTTGCCCGTAGATTAAATTCAAATGTAATTTTAGTCAACATTAGCCTCAGGCTGTGTATATCAGAAGTTGGTATCACAGTTTGATTGATTCATCATCCTAAAACACAGTAACAGGACTTAGGCAATAGGGATCATAGACTCACCGAAATCATAATGTCTCCCTCCACAACAGCAATGTCGAACTGTAAGTCCTCTGTAACGGGGACAGAGGGTGTGAAACAAACACACTGACATGACCTGGTTACAATTCACTACCTCCAGTGCCATTAATAAAGTCCAAACCTCATGAGAGGTCCAGGATAGTGCACTTCATCTAATGAATGTGTTACCTTCTCTGGTTTCAGCCATTTTAACCCAATCATTTTGTCTGTGATGTGGCCCCATTGAGGCAGTAGAACCTAAAGGGAATTGTTAACACATTTTGCGATATTTTATTTTTGATAGATAAGCCATGAACTTCAAGAAAACCAATGGAATTGTTTCTTTAGGCCCATCACGCCAAGAGGTTGACTTGAGAATCACAGTAGAGACCTACCTGTGGCAGTAAAAGTCACATTTGTAGAATTGTTGATGGGGTTTGTAGAATTGTCCACTGAAATACAGAAAGAAAATATTATAAAGTGGAACAGAACAACAGTTTTGCAGTGGGGCTGGCCTACATTAAATATACATGGAAAACAGGCCTAGCTTTCAGCCTGTCACCTAACAAAATGACTGGTCCCAAATGCAGGCCTGCCTACCTGTGGCAGGGAAAGTAGCATTTGAAGTAGTAGAATTTGTGAAATTGGTGATGGGAACACTGCCCACTGAAATGCACAAGGGGAACATAATACATGTTAGATAATAACATGGTGAACCAATTGGCGTCCGCAGTGGGGCTGGCCTGGACTACCTCAAATGGAAAACACTCAAGAGCAGAATGTCACATAACCAAAATGACTGGTCCTACCTTGGACAAACCAGATGAGAATCAGAAACCAAACCATGTTGCAACAACAATTGTCCCCCAAGATTTGGAAAAAACAACCAAAGAAAAAGCATAAACAATTGTGTGGAAAAGCTCTCATTCCAGTTAAATAGTGGGCAGGGCAACAATCACAAAAGAACAGGtgcattcttcttcttctccttctgtgAGGTTTAAAGACGGTTGGCATCCAAAATGTTGCATTATCGCCCTCTACTGAACTATAGTATGAATCCATTACCTTTGTGATATAAAATTGTAAAGGGGAAACGTGAAaaattcaaaaaaatatatatatttaatgaccCTTAAAACTTACCCTACACTCATTAAAACCCATCACCTTTTTCCACTACTTTAACCCTGTCTTATCCTACCCCAGGTCAACGACCCGAGAGGACGGGACACTACCCTTGATCCACCCTTCACTTCCTCTGCATACAACATCTTCTTCACTACAATGACCCTGGCCACCTCAACCTGCTTCTCTCGCACCAGACACCTCCACTCAGGGTTACCTTCACCGACTCAATGGCACCCACCATCTTTTCCACCCAACTTGAAACCGACCATGGATCAGACAAAAGGCCTGGTTCCACCTTCTTCAAAAATCTTACTCCCACTGAACCAATCGTATCTTTATCATAGCCATGCCCATCAATGGAAGGCTTGGGCTCCAAGCTCCTCACAATACCTTCTGCCCCTTCCATTTCACCTCCAGAACTCAAACTGGTGTCCGGCCCACTTTGTTTCAACTTGATACAAATCTTCCTCGACATTCCCTCTCCCTTGTCGTTGCTATCTTCAACAGATACAAACCCATCCTCTGCCTCCCTCAGTCTTTTcaacctgctctctctttccctccaatcCTCCTCCCTTAAACAATTACCTGACTCCTGAAAATATTCAACTTTTCCAAGTCAAAATCTTTTTTTAGCCTCCTTGAGGGACATGCTAAGCTCTGTACTCCCTCCACTTCAAACTCCTGTGTCACCAGAACAGATGCAGTTGGGAGCACTTGTTTTTAAGTCATCAACCTCAACAACAGATTGTGCATTATAGACAGTGTTAATGTGCATCCATAGTATATAGTGAACAGTACTGTGCATAATGTAGCAGATGCAGGAATGCCCTCATGCAGGGACACCCCGAAATGTGGGCTGCAGTTGCACACTATTGACAGAAAGACACATCAACCTCAGATAAAGCATCTGAGACAGCAGAACAGCGCTCCTCTGTCTTAGTATGTGTAGGCCATGTATCTGATGCAGTCTGTTCAAAAAGAGTACGGCATGTCATACAGCCACAGTTGTAGAGCGGTCAGACTTTCTGGATGTTTAGTTCAATCCTGTGTGTTCTGTGGCCCATCTCTGATATCTTGTTGTGGATCTTGGCTATGATGGTGGCCTCCCTCCCCATTGACAGAAAATAAATATCTGCTGTGGGAAACCGTGTAGACAGTGTTAGTGTTCATGTATAGACAGTGGTAATGTGCATCCATAGTATAGAGTAGTGAACAGTACTGTCCATAATGTAGCATAGAGCCCATGTCGTAAGTCCAAGGTGTTCCCAGAGTGGTATACCAAGAAGCAAGCTCGATCTACCCAGGGTCTTTTAAATctagccagcttcagttagcttcacattccagctcaggcttcatccGTACTACGATGGTGGATTTTGCTCGTCCACCTTCCGTAAAAGGCTGTCACATGCTTCCCAGTCAAAACACTTTAAGCTTATACATTTTGTGAAGTTTTTGTTCATTTTGGTGTTCGGTAGGTTATTTTCAGCTGTTCGCATGCACCAGTTTTTTTGGTGAGGCAAGTCGAAGTTTAGTAGTCAAAGTCTACACCCCTTCATCAGTGATTGGTTTAAAGTAGGGGTGGGAACTATGGACgggattcttcaattaagtgtttgCTATCATTCACTTGAGAATTACTGCATTAAACTGATGTGAAATTGCACGACTAAGACCTCCTCTGCCAAAACAAAAATAATTCAATACAGATTTCTTGATGTatctattttgaggaagtgtttcTGGCTATATTGTTACTACGGTGGCTCAAGAGAGACAAACAGTAATATTTCCTCTTTCTTCTAgtttttcaagcgaaggtctttAGGGAGTGTGAGCACAGAAGTTTGCATCGCCTAGCCCAGTTCTGCTTGGAGCAAACTGAACCTATATATGGGGACGTCTTTACTCTAGAAGTTATTGTAAATTTCATCAGGCTATGGTGTAAAATAGTCCAAATTAGAGCCATCTTATGGGCAAAAGTGACATATTTTATTACCTATTGTAACTTATTTTGAGGTGCTTATCAATGCACAAGCCCCTTTTTCCCCCACTCCTATCGatctgatttcattggtcctTAACTCGCAAAAAAGACAATTGATTCAGGATATATGAGAAAGCTCAGAGTTAGCCTACCCCAGAGAAGGTTCATTTTAGAGGATTTGTTGCCTTGgaaatgtacactgaacaaaaataaacacacaacatgtaaagtgtttgtcccatgtttcatgagatgaaataaaacATCTCAAAAATGTTTCAAATGCAAAAAATGcatattttctcattttgtgcacaaatttgtttacatcgctgttagtgagcatttttcctttgccaaggtaatccatccacctgatgtaacggttttcttgcggtgaaggagaggcggaccaaaactcagcttggtttctattcatggttctttaatgaattaaactatacatgaacagactaacaaaaaCCGCGACACCCTAAACCaaccctatctggtgcaaacacagagacatgaacaatcacccacaaaacccaacaccaaacaggctacctaaatttgGTTCCCactcagagacaatgactaacacctgcctctgattgagaaccatatcaggccaaacatagaaatagacaaactagacatgtaacatagaatgcccactcagatcacaccctgaccaaacaaaacataaaaacataccaagcaaactatggtcagggtgtgacacctgacaggtgtggcatatcaagaagctgattaaatagcatggtcattacacaggggcacattgtactggggacaataaaaagcccctaaaatgtgcagttgtgtcacaatacaatgtcacagatgcctcaagttttgagggagtgtgcagttggcatgctgactgcagcaatgtccaccagagctgttgctcgATAATTGAATCTTAATTTTTCAACCATAAGGTGCCTCGAACatccttttagagaatttgtaGCCACGCTGGGAGGGAGGCTGACAAGTATTTGCATATAATAAtgctcattctgattggctgggcctggctgcaAGTGGGTGAGCCCTCCAAGGCCAACCCAATGGATGCACCCCTgtacagtcatgtgaaatccatagattagggactaattaattaatttcaattgGCCTATATAtggactgtaactcagtaaattcTTTGAATATGCGTTTATATTGTTcttccgagtggtgcagcagtctgaagcactgcatctcagtgcaagaggcgtcactacagtccctggtttgaatccaggctgtgtcacattcggccgtgattgggagtcccatagaaaGACACACAATTGTAAAAATGATGTAATGTTGCAATTATACATTCATGCAGGAGGAAATACAATGATTGCACTAGTGCATATGTGGGAAAGTGGTCTGCACACAGCATATTATCCCCGGAGATGTCAAACTCAGGGAAAATGTCCACCATATGATGTCACAGTGATGTCATAATGAGTGGGAGAATAAAACACCTGCATCAGAGACAGCGCAAAGGTTTTCATACTCTGCCACATCCTGAAGAGTTACAATGTCTACCATTTGAAACTGGAATCTACATTGAATTTACAACACGTACAGTTTTTCTTATGAGTACATGAGCTTACTAGTACtaaatatactgtatttcaaACATAGAAGTGGATTAATTGGTTAATAGGCCTATGTGGCTCTGGTGATTTGTTGTCTGTCATGGTGGGTGTGGCTTCCCATGGCACCACATTACATCACAATTGTGATGTCATAAATGATTGTATTCTGGTATGATGACAGCCTAAAAGGTTTGCCATAGCGTTACTGTCATATTACAGCAACACTTAAAAGTTCAATTCAGGGTCAAAATCATTGCTATATTTTGGATGGTTATTTTGGTGGTAAGTAGTTGTGACCACTTGTGATTTAGTGTGAAAAGGCCTACTTTGTGGCACAATTTAATTTAGATGATTTCAATAATATAATCATATTTTTAAGCCATATTGTATCTTTTTCAGGATTACTGTAATTGAAGGAACTATGGGAAAGTTCTCCTTTCCAAGGCTCATCATAAGAATGGTTAGAATATCTTTTCTCTCACCACCCTCATAGTCAAAACTCCAGTGATTTAAAATCATCACTTTGACATATAGGCCTATGAGCTTTTCTAAGATTGAAAATAACAAGCTTGTACCATGATATGCAGTCAGAAATGAGGTTGTTTGTCATCATTTTCATTTCTAGCCATGGGCAAATCGGTCTGCAAAGGATGATTTCTGCACAGGAACTACTGAACTCCACGGGCCCAGAACACACCAGCCTCACAACTCCTCACAACTCCCCAGCCTTAATGTAAGTCCCATCTGCAGGCTAAATCTACGACCCACTAAAGTGGTCCAGACTAATCATGTATGGCCAATCAGTGTAAACTTTGTACAAACTACGGTTTGATCTAGTGTCAACATTATACCTTATTGATATTCTATATCAATGAAATACAATGGAAGGCACATAATAATCCAATGAGTAAAATAAAATAGACCATGTTCTATTCTCAATATCCCTACTGCCCCAAAGGTGTGTAGGCAGGACAAGGAGAACACCGATTCAATCCAGAAGAAGAGGAAAAAGAAGAGGCTAAATGAGAAGGGAACCCAGGTTGAACTAGGCATGCGGGAGGATATCCATGACCTTGACCTCGCCCATTGGAGATTGGCTAGAGAGACATGGAGAACTGAGCGAGGAAACATGAGGGAGATTAAGGCGCTGTATGGAGAAATATTTAGGCTGCACCAACTCTTGGAGGAGGTAACAAGAGCCGTTTTCTTTAATCAGACTTTCATATAAGTAGATATACTGTAGTTGCTTTAGATGTTCCCAATCCTGATACACAGAAATGAGATCTCAATA includes these proteins:
- the LOC135518252 gene encoding hatching enzyme 1.2-like isoform X3 — encoded protein: MDSYYSSVEGDNATFWMPTVFKPHRRRRRRMHLFFCDCCPAHYLTGMRAFPHNCLCFFFGCFFQILGDNCCCNMVWFLILIWFVQVGSVPITNFTNSTTSNATFPATVDNSTNPINNSTNVTFTATGSTASMGPHHRQNDWVKMAETREEDLQFDIAVVEGDIMISEDRLAVKSLWPEKDGVASIPYKINGDLVDRKKTMLAAFKLISDQTCIRFHEYTNEINYIEFVSGTGCASYVGFQGGAQSLYFGSVCNVGNLCHELMHALGLHHEHTRPDRDQYVTIQWDNVVPGKEENFKVKKGDTQDLPYDYDSIMHYGTYYFSSNRNPTIDAKKRGVQIGQRNHLSPLDITRLNKLYQCE